In Flavobacterium luteolum, the DNA window AAATTTTAAAAGATAGCGCCAATATTGTTTACAATTTAATTCAGATGGCTTCTATTCAACAGATAAATGGGGATTATTACGGAAGCAAAGAAACACTTACAGAAGCTCTTCCGTATGTTAAAAAGAAAGATATTTACACTGTTTCCATAAATAATTTTTTCGGGATTGCAGACAAAGAACTCGCACTTTATGACGATGCTATTTATTATTATAAAGAGGCCATAAAAGATGCCGAAAATAATGTTTCTAAATTTTCTCCTCTAAATAATATTGCTGTCATTTACATTGAACAGAAAAAGTATGAAAAAGCAATTCAGATTTTAGAATCGATTTTAAATGAAAACCAAATTTCAAAACAAAGTAAAGCACGTGTTTTAGATAATTTGGGTTTTGCCTATTCTAAAATTGGAAATACTGATAAAGGTTTCACTTTAATGCAGGAAGGCCTTAAAATTAGAAATGGAGCTCAGGATTTATACGGCATTATTGGAAGCAATCTTCACCTTGCTCAGTATTACTCAAAATCAAATATTCAGAAATCAAATGAATATGCCACAAAAGCATATGAAATTGCTACAAAACTTCGCAGTATCGACGAGCGCTTAAAAGCATTATCTTTTCTCATTTCAAACGATTCTGAAGCTCAAAACGCTTATGCTCAAAAATTTATATTTTTAAACGACAGCATAATAAAAGTTCGAAACAATTTTAAAAACAAGTTTGCCCGAATTAAATACGATTCAAAAAAAGAAAAGGAAGAAAACCAAAAACTGAGATTAGAGCAAGCCGAGACTTCTCTTGCTTTACAAAAAGCACATTATCAAAAAATATTTTTCATAATAGGTATTTCATCTCTTTTTCTATTGCTTCTTTATTTGAGAAAATTTTATCAGAACCGAAATCGAATTGAAAAAATAAAAACAGCATACAGTACTGAAACCCGAATTGCCAAAGATATACATGATGGATTGGCAAATGATGTTTTTCATGCTATAACCTATACACAAACCCAGCCTTTAACAGACGAAAGCAATAAAGAAAACTTGCTCCAGAAACTAGATGACATTTATTCTCGTGTTCGGGGTATTTCTCGAGAAAATAATGATATTGATACCGGCCCAAATTTTGCGAATAATCTAAAAGAAATGCTTTCAACTTACAATAGCAGTCAGACAAATGTTATTATAAATGGTGTTGAAAAAATAAATTGGGATTCGGTTGAAGATTTAAAAAAGATTGCCATTCAGAGAGTTTTGCATGAATTAATGGTTAATATGAAAAAACATAGCGAGGCTTCTATTGCTGTAATTCGGTTTGAAAGCGGAACAAATATCTTGTTTATCAATTATTCAGATAACGGAAAAGGTTGCGAAAAATCAAAAATTATAAAAAATGGTCTTCAAAATATGGAAAACCGTATTTTGTCTAATAAAGGAACTATTACTTTTGAAACTGAACCTAATAAGGGTTTTAAAGTAAAAATAACAATGCCTAAATAAAAGCCTATGTTTAAAAAAGTAATTATAGCCGAGGATTTTGAAGAATTCAATTTAGCCATCAAACAAACTTTGAGTGATTTCAATATTACCAATTTTCAGCATGCCAAATATTGTGATGATGCTTTTCTAAAAATAAGAAAAGCGATTCAGGATAACGAACCATACGATTTATTGATTAGTGATCTTTCGTTTAAAAAAGATCATCGCGAAGTAAAAATCGAAAGTGGCGACGAATTGATTCAAAAGGTTCGTGAACTGCAGCCTGAGATTAAAATCATCGCCTATTCTATTGAAGATAAAAATGCCCGTGTAAAATCACTTTTTGAAGATTCTGAAATTAATGCTTTTGTTCTAAAAGGCCGAAATAGCATTGACGATCTCAAAAAAGCGCTTACCATAATTTCGGCTTCCGATCAAAAATTTATTTCACAAGAAGTTGCCTCTGCTCTTCAGGAAAAAGGCAATTACGAAATAGACGATGTAGATATTAAAATTCTAAGATATTTATCTGATGGAACATCTCAGGATGAGATTATAGAAATCTTTAAAAACAACGATATTAAACCAAATAGCAAAAGTGCAATGGAAAAAAGATTAGCAAAACTGAAAGACTTTTTCAAGGCTAATAATACTATCCATCTGGTTTCGATTACAAAAGATATGGGAATAATTTAAAGTTCATTTTTGTTTGTTATTTAAAGCTCCTTCGGGAGCTTTTTTTATTTCCTAAAATTAAATCTCAGCATTATGGATTTCCGTAAAATACTGGTTTTGATTGGTTTTACTTTTGGGTTATTAATTTAAAACTACAAACCAATGGAAATGAACATTCAACTAAAATCATTAGCCGATAAAATAAACCAGCTAAAAAGTAAAATTGAAACAGAAGAATCTACAAAACATGCTTTTGTCTTACCTTTTATAAATATTTTGGGTTACGATGCTTTTAATCCGCTAGAAGTAGTCCCTGAATTTACGGCCGATCTTGGTTTAAAAAAGGGAGAAAAAGTAGATTATGCCATTTTTCAAAATGGAGAACCAATTATCATCGTAGAATGCAAAAGCTGGAAAGAAAAACTTACGGTTCATAATTCGCAATTATTCCGCTACTTTCATGTAACAAAAACCAGATTTGCCCTTTTAACAAATGGAATTCATTATCAATTTTTCACTGATCTGGATGATCAAAACAAAATGGATGAAAAGCCTTTTTTAGAATTTGACATCTGCAATTTAAAAGAAAACATAATAAACGAAATTGCAAAATTTAATAAAGCTAATTTTGATGTAGACAATATTGTAAGCAATGCCAGTTCATTAAAATACATTAAGGAAATCAAAAAACTTATTAATGCTGAACTAGAAAGTCCTTCAAACGATTTTACAAAACTCTTTGCAAGCAAAATATATGCAGGAAGATTAACTGAAAAAGTTGTTGATGAATTTAAAGATTTGGTTCAGAAATCGGTTAGTCAATTTATTAATGATAAAATTAATGATCGTTTAAATGCAGCTTTAAGTAAAGAAACGATTAAACAGCAAGATGAAGAAATCGTCTCAGTTGAAGATGACACTAAAATTATTACGACCGAAGAAGAACTTGATGGTTATCGTATAGTAGTTGCCATTTTACGACGAAAACTGCCAATTGGCAGAATTGTATATCGTGATACACAATCCTATTTTGGAATACTGTTAGATGATAATAATCGTAAACCTCTTTGCAGACTTCATCTAAATAGTGGAAAAAAATACATTAGCCTTTTCAACAATAATAAAACCGAAGCTAAAATCGCTATTTCATCAATTGATGATATTTATCAATACGAAAAAGAATTACTAGAAACGGTGGCTCTTTACGAAACCGAATTAAATCCCGTATAAGTACTCATTTTAAAAAACTCAATTCTAATTAGATTTATCGCATCACAAAAATTATTAACCCATAATAAAAACACTATGAAACCAAAACATTACATAATTGCAGGGCTTTGCTTGATTTTATTGGTCACTGCACTTACTAATCCTGGAACTGAAAAACATAAAGAAGAAGTAAAACTGAAAATGAATGCATTTTTAGAAAAAGAAATAGATAAAGAAAATACAACTCAGAACAATGAAATGTCAAAAGTTGGAGGAATGTTAGGAAATGCTCTAGCACAATCGATGGTAAACATGCTCGTAGATAATATAGTTTCTTCATCAAATTATATTCTTTTTTCGACAACAGATGTTACTGTCGACGGAAAAACTAAAACTATTGGCTTTGGCATATTAGGAAATGTCTTTTTATCTAACAAAATAGATGAAGCAATAAAACAATAAAAAACAGGATTTTCAGCTAACTAAATACCACATTGCCTATGCAAAAAAACTACCTCATCTTACTTTCTTTATTTGCATTTTATTCCTGCAAAAAGGTGGCTTCTCCTCCTCCATTGCCACAAGTAAATTCATTTTACAAATCGACAATTACTGCAGATGATCGTAAAACAATCACTCCTGAAGAAGCCAGAACGTATCATGTAAATAAAACCTATCAATACGAATATAGAACAGGAAACCCTGGGAATTATGAGTACAATTATGATGTGAAAGGGATAAATAGCGCTGGAGATTCTGTCTCTGGCAATATAAACGTTTCGGGGAAATACGGCGCTGGTATTTTAACAACTGATACGATTGCAGAAATCGAAATCAATACGGAATGGATTTCATACGGGAAATTAAAAGCTATTGATAAAAAAGGAAACGAATATCAATTAATTGTCAAATAAAAATATCCAATGAAATATACACTACTCTTACTTTTTATTTTTGCTACATCATTTAGACCACCAGAAACCAACGTCTTTATTTGTGGTACTACTGGCGCAAAAAAATACCATTATAATGAAAACTGCCGCGGCTTAAGTGCTTGCAGTCATGGAAC includes these proteins:
- a CDS encoding tetratricopeptide repeat-containing sensor histidine kinase, coding for MLRSPFFYLLIILFFFSCKEKTNAPAKVDLNREEAFKLRDLGIANLQNKNYNSAFFNFNKSKLEFEILKDSANIVYNLIQMASIQQINGDYYGSKETLTEALPYVKKKDIYTVSINNFFGIADKELALYDDAIYYYKEAIKDAENNVSKFSPLNNIAVIYIEQKKYEKAIQILESILNENQISKQSKARVLDNLGFAYSKIGNTDKGFTLMQEGLKIRNGAQDLYGIIGSNLHLAQYYSKSNIQKSNEYATKAYEIATKLRSIDERLKALSFLISNDSEAQNAYAQKFIFLNDSIIKVRNNFKNKFARIKYDSKKEKEENQKLRLEQAETSLALQKAHYQKIFFIIGISSLFLLLLYLRKFYQNRNRIEKIKTAYSTETRIAKDIHDGLANDVFHAITYTQTQPLTDESNKENLLQKLDDIYSRVRGISRENNDIDTGPNFANNLKEMLSTYNSSQTNVIINGVEKINWDSVEDLKKIAIQRVLHELMVNMKKHSEASIAVIRFESGTNILFINYSDNGKGCEKSKIIKNGLQNMENRILSNKGTITFETEPNKGFKVKITMPK
- a CDS encoding response regulator yields the protein MFKKVIIAEDFEEFNLAIKQTLSDFNITNFQHAKYCDDAFLKIRKAIQDNEPYDLLISDLSFKKDHREVKIESGDELIQKVRELQPEIKIIAYSIEDKNARVKSLFEDSEINAFVLKGRNSIDDLKKALTIISASDQKFISQEVASALQEKGNYEIDDVDIKILRYLSDGTSQDEIIEIFKNNDIKPNSKSAMEKRLAKLKDFFKANNTIHLVSITKDMGII
- a CDS encoding type I restriction endonuclease; protein product: MEMNIQLKSLADKINQLKSKIETEESTKHAFVLPFINILGYDAFNPLEVVPEFTADLGLKKGEKVDYAIFQNGEPIIIVECKSWKEKLTVHNSQLFRYFHVTKTRFALLTNGIHYQFFTDLDDQNKMDEKPFLEFDICNLKENIINEIAKFNKANFDVDNIVSNASSLKYIKEIKKLINAELESPSNDFTKLFASKIYAGRLTEKVVDEFKDLVQKSVSQFINDKINDRLNAALSKETIKQQDEEIVSVEDDTKIITTEEELDGYRIVVAILRRKLPIGRIVYRDTQSYFGILLDDNNRKPLCRLHLNSGKKYISLFNNNKTEAKIAISSIDDIYQYEKELLETVALYETELNPV
- a CDS encoding DUF4359 domain-containing protein; protein product: MKPKHYIIAGLCLILLVTALTNPGTEKHKEEVKLKMNAFLEKEIDKENTTQNNEMSKVGGMLGNALAQSMVNMLVDNIVSSSNYILFSTTDVTVDGKTKTIGFGILGNVFLSNKIDEAIKQ